In Crassostrea angulata isolate pt1a10 chromosome 6, ASM2561291v2, whole genome shotgun sequence, a genomic segment contains:
- the LOC128189741 gene encoding uncharacterized protein LOC128189741 produces MNVLLCSVVFIVAILQVGECSDTCCNDDSDCPELHCCVKPLRGKRSLASCGNSGGRCTRYGGLNQGCHVGHRFTCPCLPGLTCVGTGLREIPQGEVGVCRTRSYGKKWRYQLG; encoded by the exons ATGAATGTCCTGTTATGTTCGGTCGTTTTCATCGTAGCGATTTTGCAAGTTGGggag TGTTCGGACACCTGTTGTAATGATGACAGCGATTGTCCCGAACTCCACTGCTGTGTTAAGCCGCTCAGGGGCAAGCGATCCCTCGCCAGTTGTGGCAATTCCGGCGGCAGATGCACGCGTTACGGGGGTCTAAATCAAG GCTGCCACGTTGGTCACAGATTCACCTGCCCCTGCCTTCCTGGACTTACCTGTGTAGGGACGGGGCTGAGAGAAATCCCCCAGGGAGAAGTCGGGGTTTGCCGAACACGGTCTTACGGCAAGAAATGGCG GTACCAACTGGGATAA